The Macaca fascicularis isolate 582-1 chromosome 14, T2T-MFA8v1.1 genome contains the following window.
ACAGCAGGATGGGCTTCTGGAGGCAGGCTCTGGGCGGGTTGTCAGGGTCAGGGATGGGTAATTGGTGCTGAATGAGGGACTCTTCTTGGCTCAGCTCTCCTTCAGCAGCACCGGGAAGCAGGGTCCCACAGAGCTGGGGAAGACCCCGGccccctccctccaccacacacacacacatcatctaGAACAGATGCTGTTCGTGAAGGGCCCCTTGTGCACCAGCCCCTTCGTGTGGTCACTAATCCTCACATCAGCCTTGTGAGGCAGGTATAAAGAAACCCTTCcaacagatgtggaaactgaggctccagggGTGAAACAATTTGTTGAGGCCACATAGACACAAGATGGCCCAAACATTCTCTGGGGAGCAAGACAGGCCCTGACACTACCCTCAAGGAGCACGCTGGCAAAAAAGACTTTAAGTGAGCATTTACTTCACAGAGTGATGCTGAGTGGGGGATCCTGTGAGAACACAGCCCTGgcagtcagggagggcttcctggaggaagaggcaTATAGGTGCAGCCTGAAGGATGAGAGCTTGCCGGGTGATGCATGAGGCCCACGCTTCCGTCCTCTCTCTGCAGCCTTCCTGTCCGCTGGCTTCGGCATACTTGCACCCTCAGAGACCTACCCACTACCCACAACCAGCTCTGGCTGGGAGCCCCAGCTGGGGTCGCCATTCCCATCAGGCCCTTGCACCAGCTCTACTGGGGCCCAAGCTGTGGCCGAGTCCAATGGGCAGGGCCCCAAGAACCCACGTGTGTCCAGTGTGACGGTTCAGTTGGAGATGAAGCCTCTGTGGGAGGAATTCAACCAGCTGGGAACTGAGATGATCGTTACCAAGGCAGGCAGGTGTGAGCAgcaggggcggggcggggcaggggccagggctggAGCCGTATCCGGCTGCTGAGCACCTCCCTCCTGCAGAAGGATGTTTCCCCCCTTCCAGGTGAAGATCCTGGGTATGGACTCCCTGGCTGACTACGCCCTGCTCATGGACTTCATCCCCCTGGACGACAAGAGATACAGGTGCGGGGACCGGCCTGGGGCGCAGGCTCGGGTCTCAGGTGCTGAGACCAGGAATTAGACCCTTCCTGCACTCCCAGGTGAGGCAGGGGCCTGTCCAAGCAATGTCAGGAAGGCCCAGCATAAGGGCAGGAACACAGACAGGCAACAACAGCctgagggcaggagggagcccAGCTCAGGGTACCCAGCAGACTTCCATGGGCAGTAGGCTAGCCTCGGGCAGGCAGCATTCCTTGGGCAGTGGGCTAGCCTTGGGCAGGCAGAGAGGTCTAGCCCAGGGCAGCAGGGGTTATCCTGTCATCCACCAGCCGGGTGCAGCCACAGGGATCTCAGGTCTCAGCaggcttctctgagccttgggtTCCTTAGCCAGGTGTCCACAAGGTGGGCTGGGCAGTGTTGGAGTCAGCAGCAGGCCCTTCACCCCGCCCGTATTGTTCAGGTATGACTCTGGTTAGGGCAGCCCTCACCACCTCGCTGTGCTCCCCAGGTATGCCTTCCACAGCTCGGCCTGGCTGGTGGCGGGCAAGGCAGACCCAGCCACACCCGGCCGCGTGCACTTCCACCCTGACTCACCGGCCAAGGGCGCCCAGTGGATGCGCCAGATCGTGTCCTTCGACAAGCTCAAGCTGACCAACAACCTGCTGGATGACAATGGCCACGTGAGGCCCGGGCCACGGCGGAGACGGAAGGGCCTGGGGTCAGGGCTGGTGGGGCCCTTGGTGCCCAATGGCCTTGGTGACCATCACCTAGGCCTGCTGCTGGCCAAGGCTGGGCGGGGAGTGGGGGTGGCACAGCAGGGAGGGCTGTCCAGGCAGGTGGAAAAGGGGGTGGGGCCGGGGGAATGTTCCAGCATACGTTGTCCCCCACAAGGAGAGGGAGGGCAATGTATGGAACGCCCAGCCTAGGCCAGGCCGCTATATGTGTGGACACAGCATCATTGACACTTGGTCAAAGAGCCAACaatccctgccctcacagaggTCACttcctggggcaggggcagggtccaGAAGACACTGTGTCCAGCATCTCAGATAGGGACAAATGCCAAAGAGAAAGCGGAGCTATGGAAGGGGCGGAGAAAGGGTGCTGCTGCTCTCAGGGGGTGCAGCGAGCTGAAGACCTGAAGGAGGTGGGGACGGAGGGGCCCATGCCTGTCAGAGGggacagcaggtgcaaaggccctgagtcCGGAGAATCCTGGGCCCGCAGAACTGCAAGAGGCACCCATGGGGCCGGAGTGGAGCCAGGAGGGGAAGCCAAAGAGGCGAGTGCCTGAGGGGCCGGGGCTGACTGCTGGGGGCTCTGGCTTTTACCGTGTGGGGTGGAAGTCGCTGGAAGGTTAGGAGCAGGGGGCTATGTGATGTGGCTTCCTAGGCAGCTGTGTGGAGAAGAAACAGAGGGGTAAGGCGGGGACAGAGGACAGGCCAGGAGGCAACCGAGGAAACCAGTGAACGTGACAGTGGCGGGCCGGCACGCAGGCAGCGGGTGGCAGCTGCGATGTGGGGTGTGAGAGGACACGGAGGCAAGGATCCTCAAACACAAGGGGCCTTTAACACAGAACCACAGCCTTTCCAGCTCAGACCCTGCGCCACCATGAAAGGAACAGGGCAGTAGGCCCGGGGCAGGCCTCCAGCTTGGAGGGAAGGACTCCAGCCTCAGGGAGTCCGCTGCGGCCTGCCTCACCCCCGTACCCCTGCTCTGTCCCTTCCACAGATCATTCTCAACTCCATGCACCGCTACCAGCCCCGTTTCCACGTGGTCTTCGTGGACCCACGCAAGGACAGTGAGCGCTACGCCCAGGAGAACTTCAAATCCTTCATCTTCACGGAGACCCAGTTCACAGCCGTGACGGCCTATCAGAACCACAGGGTGGGTGAACCAGCTCGGGAGCACCCGCTGCAGGCCCATTTCACAGGGGTGGAGACTGAGCCCGGAGGCTTGCAGCCCTCACTGGCACAGACTACTGCCCTCCCCACTTATCCTGAGCATCTGCTGTCAGTCAAGGCCCTGCCCGCACTCCTATCAGCTCAGAGTTCCTGGGCCAAGGGGACCGGGTGCCAGGGAAGACAAGGTGGCTGAGCCTGGCTCAGGGCCAGCCCCACAACTGCACTTTGTCTCCTGCAGATCACCCAGCTGAAAATCGCCAGCAACCCTTTTGCCAAGGGCTTTAGAGAGAGTGACCCGGACTCCTGGTACTGTCTGACCCCGACCCTAGCCCCTCACTCCCAACCCCAGGCATATCCTAAGGCCTCAGTTCCTGACCCTTGTTTCAGGGTCACACCCTCTGACCCATCCTGGGGCCCCACCATCTGAATCTGGCCATGATCCCTGGCCTGGGTTCTTCCCCTTGATCCCCTCCCCCAATTCCTGCTCGCTCCATCTTCAGGCCTGTGGCCCCACAGCCCCTGCTCAGTGTCCCAGCCCGGAGTCACAGCAGCCTCAGTCCCTGTTTGCTGAAGGGCGccacagagaggaagaaaggtaAGGCTCCAGGCCTGCAGACAGGGGGACTAAGGCGTACACGGTGGGCGGGAAGCAAAGGGACAGGACCTCCAGGAAGGGGCTTGAGCAGCTCAGCAAACCCACAGGGCCCCTGTGTGGACACAGAGGGGGAAGCAAACATGCCTAAGACAATATGGGGCTCAGAACAGACAGCACAGGCAGGGGGTGCCAGGCGGGCTTCCTGCAGGAGGTGGCTCCCAAACTGGGCTTTGGAAGACTGGGAAGCGTTTGGACAGAGGGAGAAGGTGAAGAAGAAATTCCAGATAGAGGGAAAAGCAAGGGCAAAGGCTGAGAGGTAGGTAACTTgggaaggaggagcaggaaggGACCAGGGCAGGCCTGGGATGAGGGCTGAGGATACGATGGGAGGCCCAGAGTCCACTCAGACCATTTCCTCCCTCAGACCCCAACAAAGCTTCAGCTTCCACCTCCAGGACCCCTGCTCGGCTCCATCATCAGCTGCTGCCCCCATCTGAGGCCCTGCTGGCCCCAGCCACCTACAGGCCTGTCACCTATCAGAGCCTGTACTCTGGAGCCTCAAACCACCTAGGGATCCCAAGGACCCGACCGGCACCATACCCCCTCCCCAACATCCGGGCTGATAGTGATCAAGGaggcctgcctctcccagctggGCTGGGGCTCCTGTCCCCCACTGTGGTGTGCCTGGGGCCTGGCCAGGACTCCCAGTGATGGCAGAAGCCCTGTGGGGAAGCCCTGCTACCCTGGACCTTACACCCGGCGTGGGAATCAGCCTCTGCCCCACCCCGTCCAGCCCCACCTCTGTCTCAAGGACAGCAGAGTAGGTGAAAGTCTACAGAAAGAAACTacctgcccagggtcacagcAAGGCTGAGACCATGGCAAGCTTGGAACCAGGCCTTCTACCTCCCAACCCCAGCAGCCTGAATACTGTGCCCTCTTGCTTTGGGGGTAACTCCCAAAAACCCTGCCTTACCTCTCTCTTCCCCCTAACATTAAACTATTTGGCACGAGTGGTCAGAGCACTTCCGTCCTCGTGGTCAGGGCGGGGCCCTCAGGAACTCCCAGACCCATCACAGTCCCCACATCAGCCCTGTGTAGGCATCCCGAAGCTCTGCTCAGTGCCGTCCGCATCCCTGGGAGCACACAGTGATATTAAAAGTGGTGACTCCAGCCCAGTGGCAGGGCTGCACTTGCCCAGATGAGGATCGAAACTGGCGCTCAGAGAGGCACGGGAtctgctcaaagtcacacagcagggCATGGCGGACACCCGCCACCCCACGTTTAAATACTGTGTGCAAGGCTGGGGTCATCTGGTCCCCAAGCCCAGGGTCTGGTGGAAGGGTGCGGAACCACGGTGGTCAGTGATCACAGGAGCCGAGGaagggacgggggagggatttGGGAATCCGGTCAAGACTCAAGGCAGGGAGAAGAGCTCTGGACGCTGGGACAAGGAGATCAAAGGCCTGGACTGGAGTCCGAAGGAGCCTGAGGGGCAGACAAGACTGGGAGCGGCGCACGCCACTCAGCGGCACCGGGAGGGAGCACCAGAGGGAGGGCTAGGCCGGACGCTCCTCTCGTGCACCGATCGACCTCGGGGTCCTAGAGGGGCGTTCCCGTGGAATCCCAGCTCCGCACATCCTGGAGCCCCTAGGGGAGGGACGGACCAGCGGGGGCCGGCGAGGCCTCATCAGACACCCCAACGCCAGGACCCAACGGGACCGAGGACGGTCGCCGGGCGCTTCACGGTTCGCGCGGTTCCAGGATCTCGAAGGACACACCCGGCAAGTCCTCCAGCTCCGCGCCCACCTCCCTCCCCGCGGCCacgcccccggccccgcccccggccccggcCCGGCCCTGCCGGTAGCACAGTCCGCCGGGACACGCCTTTCCGGCCACGCCCTCCACCTCGAGCCGCCCCCTCGCTCCCCCTAGTCCTTCTTAGCAAAAACTCCAgtccaggccccgcccccaggcCGCCCCAGCGTCGATTGCCTACAAGGCCCCGCCCCCTAACAGACCCCGTCCCACCGAGGCCCCGCCTTCAAACAGGCCCCGCCCTCGAACAGACCCAGTCCCACCGAGACCCTGTCTCCGGACAGGCCCCGCCCCGGAACAGACCCAGTCCCACCGAGGCCCCCCGACACTGCCGCCGCTCCGCAGCCCCCCGGGCTGGACGCGTCGGGCGGGTGGCCCCTTCTCCCTCTCAGCTTCCGGAGGGACCCGGGCTGATCGCCCCGCCCCatcctgccccgccccgccccgccccgccccgcctcgccccgCCTCTTCCCTCGCTCGACCCCGCGCCCTCCGCGTCACGGCCGCGCAGGACTCGGCATGCTGCCCGACTGCCTGTCGGCCGAGGGCGAGCTGCGCTGCCGCCGGCTGCTGGCGGGGGCCACGGCCCGACTCCGCGCACGGCCCGCGTCGGCCGCGGTGCTCGTGCCGCTCTGCTCAGTGCGCGGGGTCCCGGCTCTGCTGTATACGCTGCGGTCCAGCCGCCTGACCGGGAGGCACAAGGGCGACGTCAGGTACAGCGGCCAGGAATTCTTTGCCCTTTGCCGGAGGCCGCGGCTGGCAGGGACCTCGGGCAGGGCACTTAGCCCCTTCGAGCCTCGGTTTCCGCCTCCGTAAAATGGGTCTGGGGAGAGCCCCTACGCCCACGGGCTGCGGCGAGGGATCAGCGATCCGTGTGCCTCGGCTCCAGTGCACCTGCCTGGGCGCCACGCCCTCACCGCTTAGACCCCTCGTGCTAGTCCCTGCGCGCACGCCTCAGCCGGGGACACCCCTCTGAGCTGTTTCCCGCTAAGAACGCGGACGCCGCCCCCTGCCGGCGACTACGGAGAGGTTCGGGCCCCGCCCGGCGGGATTTGAGGACATAGTCCCCGAGGACAATGTCAGTGCTACTGGGGCCACCATAGGCCGAATTTGGGTATCTGAGCCCCAGGATCTTCTTGCTCCTGCTGCAGACCCTCTTGTCCTGCGCTGCCCCGGGCTTCTCTTCCTTATCGCCATTGCTCAGGGAGATAAACTGGCCTCCAGAGGTCGTGTGGCTTGCCTGGGGCTTCCCAGCAAACTAGGAGCAGAGGCAGGCGATGCTTTGGTGGGCCACTGGCCCCCCGCACTGCCGACACCCCGACCTCTCCATGGCCCTAAGAGTCCAAGGATCAGACTCCCTGTGTCT
Protein-coding sequences here:
- the TBX10 gene encoding T-box transcription factor TBX10 — translated: MAAFLSAGFGILAPSETYPLPTTSSGWEPQLGSPFPSGPCTSSTGAQAVAESNGQGPKNPRVSSVTVQLEMKPLWEEFNQLGTEMIVTKAGRRMFPPFQVKILGMDSLADYALLMDFIPLDDKRYRYAFHSSAWLVAGKADPATPGRVHFHPDSPAKGAQWMRQIVSFDKLKLTNNLLDDNGHIILNSMHRYQPRFHVVFVDPRKDSERYAQENFKSFIFTETQFTAVTAYQNHRITQLKIASNPFAKGFRESDPDSWPVAPQPLLSVPARSHSSLSPCLLKGATERKKDPNKASASTSRTPARLHHQLLPPSEALLAPATYRPVTYQSLYSGASNHLGIPRTRPAPYPLPNIRADSDQGGLPLPAGLGLLSPTVVCLGPGQDSQ